One window from the genome of Lynx canadensis isolate LIC74 chromosome E3, mLynCan4.pri.v2, whole genome shotgun sequence encodes:
- the KCTD7 gene encoding BTB/POZ domain-containing protein KCTD7 has translation MVVVTGREPDSRRPDGAMSSSDAEDDFLEPATPTATQAGHALPLLPQEFPEVVPLNIGGAHFTTRLSTLRRYEDTMLAAMFSGRHYIPTDSEGRYFIDRDGTHFGDVLNFLRSGDLPPRDRVRAVYKEAQYYAIGPLLEQLENMQPLKGEKVRQAFLGLMPYYKDHLERIVEIARLRAVQRKARFAKLKVCVFKEEMPITPYECPLLNSLRFERSESDGQLFEHHCEVDVSFGPWEAVADVYDLLHCLVTDLSAQGLTVDHQCIGVCDKHLINHYYCKRPIYEFKITWW, from the exons ATGGTGGTAGTCACGGGGCGGGAGCCAGACAGCCGTCGCCCGGACGGTGCCATGTCCAGCTCCGACGCCGAAGACGACTTTCTGGAGCCGGCCACCCCGACGGCCACGCAGGCGGGGCACGCGCTGCCCCTGCTGCCTCAGGAG TTTCCTGAGGTTGTTCCCCTTAACATTGGAGGGGCTCACTTCACCACACGCCTGTCTACCCTGCGGCGCTATGAAGACACCATGCTGGCGGCCATGTTCAGCGGGCGACATTACATTCCCACAGACTCCGAGGGCCGGTACTTCATTGACCGGGATGGCACCCACTTTGG AGATGTGCTGAATTTCCTGCGCTCAGGGGACCTGCCACCCCGGGATCGTGTACGGGCTGTGTACAAAGAGGCTCAGTACTATGCCATCGGGCCCCTCCTGGAGCAGCTAGAGAACATGCAGCCTCTGAAGGGGGAGAAAGTGCGCCAGGCATTTCTGGGACTCATGCCTTATTACAAAG ACCACTTGGAGCGGATTGTGGAGATTGCCCGGCTGCGTGCAGTACAGCGGAAGGCCCGTTTTGCCAAGCTCAAGGTCTGTGTCTTCAAGGAGGAGATGCCCATCACCCCCTATGAGTGTCCGCTTCTCAACTCCCTGCGCTTCGAGCGGAGTGAGAGTGATGGGCAGCTCTTTGAGCACCACTGCGAAGTGGATGTATCTTTTGGGCCCTGGGAGGCTGTGGCTGATGTTTATGACCTACTGCACTGCCTGGTCACGGACCTCTCAGCCCAGGGCCTCACTGTGGACCATCAGTGCATCGGGGTGTGTGACAAGCACCTCATCAACCACTACTACTGCAAGCGCCCCATCTATGAGTTCAAGATCACATGGTG